The sequence AGGGTTCAACTTCCTTTGGATCGTCCAAATATTAAGTACCCTCTCCTTGGGGTACCTACGATGCAGTTTAAAGCGATGATCCAATACTCCTTAGAGTATAAGGTTCCAGCGGCTACATTGAAGGAAATGGTGAACTGGATTGCCGATGAGAACACGGACAACGAGGTTTGAGAAAATACAGTTCAGCCATTATCAAAAACCTTTTTCCAGGAGTTGACTGAACCAAGTTCATGGGTTGAGTATGACATAAGTTTACGATCCTTGTCCTTTTTACCAAGTACATACAGTTATAAACCCTCTCCTAACGTATATCATGTTCTGGATGCAGACCCTAATATCATTTTTGagttcatgaaagaaaaattctaTAGGCGACCAGACATGTGTATGGCTCGCTTCACCATCCTGCCAATTGGAATAACGGTAACCATTTGCTGCACTTTTGAATAGGAATACGTTGGTTGACTATTATGTGTTTTAATGTTCTTTTCATTGTGTAGAGTCATCTAAATTCTCGAGATGGGGTCTATAAACATATCAAGAATAAGTCGACCTTGGAAGTTTTCGTAGCATGAGCGGATGAGACGTTACCGGATTATGTCATGGGTAAATTTGATGTCAAGTGGTCAGATGTAGACTTTATATACACGATAACAAACATTGATTAGCATTGGATGTTGGTAGCATTTGATCTGAATAGAGGCCGGTTGTTCGTATTTGATTCATTGCCTTCTATGACATCGAAAAAAAAAGCTGGAGTCTTTCCTTGAACTGTTGACTTACACCCTACCTTCGCTTCTTCACTACTGTGACCTGAAACGTTCGAAGCCGGACATCGAAATGTCTCAATGGAAGATAGCCCGACCTACTGCTGTAAATACACAACACAAGTCGTTAGATTGTGGaatttttgttgtaaaattcTTAAAACATTTAGTGACTAGTAGTGACCCATCTGTAATAACTCAAGATAAGATGACTGACTATAGGATGCAATTGACATGTCAATTGTGGACGAACACTCCATATTATTGACGTAAAAgtatattatgtatattattGATGTAATTTAGCTTTTACTAACatgttatttaaattgttaGTGTAGGACTACCATGAATACAGAAGATTCATTCATGAATAGCGAACAAGTTAAATTAAACTTAGATAAGTGAGACATCTGGAGGATTCATTAAGCCaacaagttaaattaaattataagtaattagaatttaatttaagtttaatttaagtaatcaaactttataagggattaaattaatttaaattaaacttataaaacagATTAAATTGTTAGTGTAAAATTACCATGAATATAGAAGAAGATTCATTCATGAATAGCCAACAAGTTAAATTAAACTTAGATAAGCGAGACATCTGAAGGGATTCTTtaattacacttataaaagggaTTCATTGCCAACaagttaaattaaaagcaaGATGAGTGATAGCgagatgagcgagagcgagaagtTTCCAGAATGGTTCAAGAATAGCCCAACTCTAGTAATCAAACTTATAAAGCGAGATATCTGAAGAGATTCATGAATAGACAAACTCTAGTAATCAAACTCATAAGCGAGACATTAGAAGTTTCCAGAATGACAAGTGGCACATAAAAAATTACAGCATTGAGGATTAAAGTGGCACATAAAATGTTATAGTTACATAGACAAGTGGCATTTAAACAATTACAAAGACAAGTGGCACATAGACAACTACAATTGACCGACATTTGAACATTTGTATTAGAGTTAATGGGTCGCCCAGTCGTCAGCGGTTTACTGCAATTTTACCAATTATGCCCGTAGTTCTCACACCTaccacattttatttatctGCGTTGTTCTCCTCTTGATGGTATTCTTTGTACTCTTCGTCGCCCGACCTGTACCACTCTTCTAGGAGGTGCAATATGCTTTTCCACATATCCCGGAGGTCtcttccattcagatatgtgACAGAGTGGATTTACAGGCTCTGCATAAGCAGCCATGAGGGAGTCAACGCTATAGAATGGACTACACAAACCATGGATAGGGATTTTCTTTCTCGCATAGCCACAATCGCATGCGAACATGGAATACCAAGTGAGTCAAATTCCTTGCATGTGCATTCCTTCAATAGAGGTTCACAATACCGTCCAATCGATTGTCTCGTACATGGATCCTATAACAATCAATCGGCTCAACTCGATATTGTCTGTCTTTGTCACACTCAGTTGCTAATCGATTTTTACAGTAGTCCGAGTGTGACGTCGTTTGAGATGTCCAATAATTTCTCCGTTCATAAAACCATGACTGGATGAAGCCTCGAATGTGTTCCAACAAGCATATTATGGGCAGTTGTCGATAGTCTCTGGTCaatgaattgaaacactctgcacTAATGAACATCATGTTATCGTATCTTTGTTCTGCTTGGTAAACACGCGCCCACCTTTCAAGACCAATATCCTCCAAATATCTCGATACTGCACCATTTCAAAGAGTATGTAGTTGGTGCCAATGTGCTTGGAACTCTGACATGCGAAATTCCCTGGTTGCATCCTTAAACATCCCAACAATCGTGTTGTCCTTAAAGTTCGaaagaatattattttctaGGTGGTAggtgcacaatccatgaaatgctGTGGGAAAAACTGCACGAATGGAATTGCCAATAGATATCACTCGATCGGACACAAACACCAAGTTAGGGGGTTCTCCAATGGCACACTTCAAGTTCGACATAAACCACTTCCAAGCTCGATCAGTTTCGTTGTCCACTATggcatatgctagtgggtaaACTTAGTTGTTGCCATCCATGGAGACGCCGACCAACATGGtccctttgtattttcctttcagatgtaatccatcaacaattatcaCCGGCCGACAACTTGaaaaacctctaatacaaggtcctaatgccataaacatgTACTTGAAATGGACATCATTTTCAAGTTCGATTTCAAACCTTATACCTGGATTCTCCATCTTTAACGCTTCACCATATGCATGTAGAACAGCGTAAGACTCTTCTGAAGTACCCCTAGCGAGAGCATAAGCGGTTTCTCTTACACGCCACGCCTTATCGTAACTTATGTTTACGTCCTACTCtctcctcatatcctcaacaATGTGACAAGGTTTATAAACATATCCTATGCCTGTAAACTTGTCTTTGATTAGTTCACCAACTACCGCAGTTATTTCTTGTCTATGGtcatgatttaaaattccaatagAACATGAACTGCGACCGCATATACTTCATGATCTTAAATATGTCACACCCTGGAATTTTAACCGCacgaaggctccacttacaATTATCCTCTATACATTTAACAGTGAACAAAGACTTAGTTGACTTCCttaccttatattcaaaattattgtttatgcaCAGAATAGACAATCCCATTTTTAAATCAttcttactaaaaaaaaaattgaccaacttcaacatcTGTCTCGAATGAAGAGGTGCCAGGCATAATTAATTCCCCTCTATGACATgaagacatggaattcaatcctcaTGATCTCTTAGTAACAACCACTGCAGGTCCATGCACCTCTGAAGGACTATAGTCCATAGAATTTAATCCTTCTGATCTTTCATTATCGACCACGAAAGGATCACACTCTTTtgaaggaccacaatccataaAATTCAAGCCTGCTGATCTCTCATTACCAGGCACAGGTCTGTTACATTGAGTTTCTCTTTTCAAGTCCACTGCACGAATGCTGTCATTGTctattgataatgttgatggttgAGTGTTCATAGACAATGGGATATCACCGTCTTCTCGATTAAGCTCATATGATGCCTCGTATTGTCTATCTACACCTATACGATCATCACTTATATTCACATTTTCATCGTGGTATGATTTTAGTGTTATATATATCTGAATTGTAGAAAGATCGTCCCGGCAAAGAACGAAGTCAACATCACCATCATTTCGTATGtattgtggaggggcttcaaagtcaagcttatatttaactctcataaCAACATCAAACTCTAAGCAACTTACATTTGCAATCCTGTAAACGTAagctttaagttcttcataTTTCAAGGTAGTAGACACAACGATTCTTCTTAGCTCGCCTCCAACATACAAATTTTGGTTCTCATCCCAATGACCTCCGTATCGAATTAGTACACACTTTCGTGTCATCCTACAAAACAAgagaatattttttattaagcaGATAGTGATACACATGGAtctctctcgctgtcgctcCCACGCCTTTCGCTCTCTTGTCCCTCGCTCTTCTCGCTATCGCTCAAGCCCActctctcgttgtcgctcaaTGTCACTCTCTCCACCTTTCTCTTTATCCCTCTTTCTCACACCCTTTTCGTTATGCTATTTTACAATGTCTATACATACCTGTTTTGAGACCACGTTTCTACAAACACCAATGAGACCAAGTTCAAGAAAAGTCTATTCCGTTCTGAAAACTCCGTTTGGTTCAGAAAAACTCTGCTCTGGAAAACCTCGTTCAATAAATCTCTGTTCAACAAAATGACAGTTCAAAtgaagtttagattttaaagaatACACCATTTTTGTGTTAACGATTTTAAGTTGTAGACAGATttcgtgaaaattgtcaaatcaatcGTACAGTAACAAACAATCACATCACGATGGAAGATGAACAaacagcgagagcgagattaggaaagcgagagcgagaggattATCAGGGGCAATTTTTGTAATCTATTCACCGTGATGACGTAAGCAGatggtcaattgacattatttttaaaaaattggtcatttgacattttagaCTCTAAAATTGGGTCTCCGTATAATTTTCCCCTAAATATGCCTAGATTCCAAAACACTTTaagcaaaaactaaaaaaaaaaaaaaaaagaaaagaaaaaagaaaagaaagaaatttcattcaaactcTTGTATTCTGTACACAACAATGAAGTACGTTCTCAATTTTCGAAACCCTtcgtttatttgtttttttttttcctctatcatttatattaatcttcCACTTCGGAATATGTTGAACGGATGTCGATGTAATTAAGCTTGACgtaaattatatatttcaatttgataTATAAACTCAAGTCAATTCGAAGGTATTCATTGTTAAAATGATTTGATGGTTAAATTGATGATGACAACTCCTAAAAGATTCTTatctttttgttttccttttttttttaaaaaaaaaagaaaaaatcatatCTATTGAACAAGAGCAATCCCTATACCATTTCATCCTTCTCTCTCATGTTTGGTTTGACAGCTAGAATTTGGAAGGAAATATATATTAGTAGAACCTATTTGACCTAATAAATATGAAAGCATATAATATATTCTAACATACTAAATACTAAATAgaaccataattttttttggttgaatTCAACAACATTTGAGGTTAGAAAATTTTAACTTTCGACCTcaataaatgtttaaattagtcgagttttgtttgagtatgaagaataaaataaatgaaggtaggataaaatgaaaataaaacaattattttacaatcatacacttatacttatatataaaatgaatgaataaataaaatctcTAAGGTGTATTTGGGTTGAATTGTTAAGTTTGTATATTCTCGAGAGTTAATTAGCCTATGgaattaaataatttgtattggAAATGCACGTATAAAGTTGCTTAGCATgaattcataaaatttaaatataggttgaaattgttttcttaaaattttgaattatgtatGTTAGGCCTTTTTGTTGTTATTTCTTTTAGtataatgaataattaatcaaggGTCCATTTAAGTCTGTTTTTTTAATTCGTAAACAcgtttttttttacatttatatatatttattttaaatacttTGAAAGTTAATTGACATACGAAAGtactcaaaaaaaaataataataataaagctaTGGAAAACATAATTTCTAAAAGGGgggggggaaaaaaaagaactatcGAAAAGTGAAAACAATCAAACATAATGGAAGGGAGGAAGGCAGATAGATTTTCTAAATAGATGTGCGTTACATCTGTGGCCAAACACCCTCTTAGTCTTACCCTTCTTCGTATAATATTCCTTTTCCCACCCTTTTtattgttctattttttttctctttgtcGCTGCCGCACACCGCCACCAAACGACCGGCggatttccttcttcttctttttttttttttactcgcCCGCTGCGGCAGCCACACACCGCCCCGCCCTCTTCTTTTGCCGCTAACCGCCACTAACCCATTCCCACGCCCGTTTGGTTTCTCTCTGCAACTTCACGCCGCCACACCAACCTGCATTTTCCCGTAGCGCCTCCATCCCGAAGCCTGCCGGAATCGaagtattttccttttcttttttccttttttttaatgttctttATTTCAACGATTCGGCTTACTTCAAAATTGGACAAATTTGGAATTAGggcaattttaatttaaaatcctTCCAAATCCgaccaattatttatttatttattttggatgaAAGCAAGATTTTAAATTATGtagttttatttttcattccaaGCACCAGAAATTGTTCTGATTTGAAATCCTTTCAAATCCAGGGTTCCAAATAGAGCGTTAGCTTACAGATCGATCCACTGTCGAAAGAGCTTCTCAATTTCCCGGCCAATATAGCTCCAGATGATTACCATCCCTTATTTGACCGCCTTGACCACCTATTTTAGCTATGGCCTCCTCTTCGCCTTTGGTCAATTCCGCgattttttcagaaaaatttttGATTGGTGGAACTCTAGCAATCTTCAGGTCTCTTCAGCAGTCTCCGTTTTCTGAATTTTCGTTTTCCACTTCTCAATGCGTATCTTTAAGCTTCATCCCTAATTCTGCCATTTCGCACCTCGTGATTCTCTTCCGCAGGGCTACGCTCCGATCTGCTTAGGCCTCGAGGATTTTTACATCCGTCGGCTGTATCTTCGCATTCAGGTATCGATATTTAATGTTCAATTCATTGCCTGTAATAATTTTTCTCGTTGTTTGTTtagtttttcaatttcaaagtaTCCACCTGTTATGAAACACCGCAGTACATGATATCATGATTACTCTACTTACTGCTCATTATGATGAGTTGAGATACGAGCCTATGTAAATTGACTGTTGCGCGCCTTTCCACAGGCTCATCagtttcaaatttttcattagaAAAACAGGAGCTCTTTGATTATGATTTCAGCCACAATCCAATATTTCAATTCAAGAAATCGGAACATCTACATATTTCACTCCTATTGCTTATGAGGAACGTCATTTTCTCCTTATTCTTATACATTATTTCCCGGGCAGGACTGTTTTGGACGACCTATAGCAAGTGCACCAGATGCTTGGTTTGATGTGGTTGAGCGTTACTCCAATGACTGTAACAAGACGCTGAAGTTTGTCCTGATGCATTCCCTATCTCATCTTCATTTTCCTTGTCCTTTCTGTTATTCCCTCCTATACACCCCCCCACAGGCTGCTATACTCCCTTTTTTTATACCTCGTTAGGTTTGAGCTACGTGTAGGaaatttgacattaatttctTCTTTATACATTTATCATGCAGGCGAACTACAAATGTCTCAAGGTGTCTGAACCTGGGATCATACAATTATCTAGGCTTTGCTGCTGCAGATGAGTATTGCACTCCTCGTGTAATTGAATCATTAAAAAGGTTCTCTCCAAGCACCTGTAGTGCTCGTGTTGATGGAGGTAACTAGAATTAATGAGCTTTTGCACCATGCTTCTACTCGCATCCAGGATTACTAATTCACTATTTTGGTCGTAGGAACCACTTCATTGCATGAAGAATTGGAGGTATGTGTGGCTAACTTTGTTGGAAAGCCAGCTGCTCTAGTATTTGGTATGGGCTATGCAACAAACTCTGCCATTATTCCAGTCCTAATAGGGAAGGTAGACGAACAcactaattaaaatttgctcttGCATCTTAAACAATAAAGTGTTTGAAAATCTGACCATTTGTTCAACTGCAGGGAGGACTAATTATTAGCGATTCATTGAATCATAATTCAATAGTTAATGGTGCTCGGGGATCAGGAGCTACAATTCGTGTTTTTCAACATAATAGTAAGTGGTATAGAATCtcatttgtttcttttaataatTGTAATTCAGTCAATGTTGGAACTCTAATTTTCTGACTCCCCTTTCCCCGATTTTTAGCTCCATCACATTTGGATAAAGTTTTGAGAGAGCAAATTGCTGATGGGCAACCCAGGACACACAGGCCTTGGAAGAAGATAATCGTCGTTGTGGAAGGCATATACAGCATGGAAGGTGAAATATGCAAACTCCCAGAAATTGTTGCCATTTGCAAGAAGTATAAGGTAATTGTGCTAGAATTATTTACCCAGGCGATAAATGCTGTCCTCTGGACTAAGATACCCCCATTCACTAATTTAAGAACACGTTCTTAATTTTGGGATGACAGACGTCTTGAGATGgaagaaagaataaaaagaaagagaaacaatggtgatacattatatatgtgtgtgtataacATATGTTTGCAATTGAAATTAAAGAAATGACTATGGGAGAATGTTGAATCGATCATGATCACAATGTTCTCATTTACTGATTTAGATCTCTGTTTATGGCATTTCATTTTTCTCGTTATTTTTAGGCCTATGTCTATTTGGATGAGGCTCACAGCATTGGAGCAGTTGGAAAAACAGGAAGAGGTGTCTGTGAACTTTTGGGAGTAGACACAGCTGACGTAGATATCATGATGGGAACTTTTACAAAATCATTTGGATCATGTGGAGGCTACATAGCAGGATCCAAGGTTAAAATTTTCCTATTAGATGCATAGATTCTAAGATTTAAAAAGCGTTATATGTGATATTGTTAAATGAAATCGGTTGACAAAAATAGTTCATGAAGACCCTATCATTATTTGTTTcatatctttaattcttaagttAATCACAACATGAATTAGTCCTTTTTTCCCTCTATATTTCTGCGCCACCTAGAGTTTGCAGCTAACCAATTGGGGTCTGTACTATGTTGTATTTTATAACTCTAGTTTCTTGGGTGTTTCTTCCAACTAAACTTGTATCAAATTTATAATGTTTTAGTTTGCTGCTTAAAGCATTCAATGGATGAATTCATAAATTATAGTATTTGTCTAAGAAGCATAGACACTTTAGTTTGACTAGCGTGTCTATGTTTGATCCACATCAAGACACTTGGAAACACTACATTTGTTGGACACATATTGGACATTTGTTAGTGTAAGAGATGTGTTACATTAGGGCAAAAAATAAGTCCAACATCTATCAGACATGCatcaaacatttatttatttagtatactGAATAGACGTATGACAAAATAAAATGTGTTTAGAGCGAAATACatccaattaattttttaagcatataaatgcataaactcattaactttgaattttttttcaagtataaaaatgatatatgttTTAATAAACGTGTCATTGCCTTATTCATGCCCTAGATTTTGAAAAAGTGATGTATTGCAGGGTCTATGTCCATGTATGTGCTTCTTAGGTATTTTTCTTGTCATTTCAGGAGCTTATAAAATATCTCAAGTACACTTGTCCTGCTCACCTCTATGCAACGTCTATATCACCACCGGCTGCTCAGCAAATCATATCTTCCATTAAAGTTATTCTTGGAGAGGATGGTTCTAGTAGaggttataatagtttttgTCTATAGCGTCATCATATTGGAGTATGCCCATGTTGTCCTTTAAACTGAAGGTTTCTAaatatgaattaattatttcttttcattGCTAAACAGGCGCTCAGAAACTTGCTAGGATACGTGAAAACAGTAACTTTTTTAGGTCTGAGCTACAGAAAATGGGATTTGAAGTTCTTGGAGATAATGATTCTCCGGTAATGCCTATAATGCTTTACAACCCTGCAAAAATTCCTGCCTTCTCTAGGGAATGCCTAAATCAGAATGTAAGTCTGCATTATGTGGCTAGCCTGATAGTTTCATCCATAGTAGAAATTCTCTTCGAAGTTTTCTCAAGGTGCGTGTGTTACTTTGCTTGTGGTTGGTCAGGTAGCTGTTGTCACTGTTGCTTTTCCAGCTACCCCTCTTCTTCTGGCAAGGGCTCGGATTTGCATATCTGCTTCGCATACGAAGGAGGACCTCCTTAAAGCCTTAGAGGTCAGCCTTTACTTTGTTCGCTTACTACAGTTTTTTACTTTTACCGTTTTTgccatatttgtttttttacatCAGTTCaagtttttcaatttcatgatcctgattatacaattctATAGTTTTACACACTATTGTCATTTTCGACACAGGATTAAACTTTTTCAAGAATtacttttttctaattttcaatttttctcgatttttagctttattttcgacccaaaatttttctttctaaagaaattgaatttgaaaaaaaccacaaaaaatAACATGTATATtcaaacttttttaattaaattttcacatcatttcacctcaaaattgaatttatgtgtttttttctttaaccatccaaaactttcataattttcacatcattttacttcaaaatattcctaaatttcatattattttgtaattatttttcatttcctttttaaatttcttctcTCACATCAcacaaacatttacaataatcatctaaatgttgtcttactttatagaaattgtAATTAAGAATGGTCAATTATTGTCTAATTAAACCACAATCAAAGttttattaactaattataacatttttcatcaatttccaTAATTTTTTTCGAAATTTCCGTCGATATCAATATTTCGAATCTTGAATCTACCTACGTGAGAGTGTCATCATAATGaagaataaatgaaacaatttacTTCGTTTGCTGCACTTAGTTGGTTAAGAGAACTATTTTGTTGTAGGAAATTAGTGAGAGAATATTTACAAATGGACAAAATAGAGCCTTTTCAGTTATCTAATACAGTTTACAGCTGTCATATCAGAAATTGAATAAATGGAAGTTCTTCACTGTTGAAGAAAGCTATAGTAATCTACGACGTTCAAATCTATTCTGTTGAAGAAAGGAAAGTTTAAATCGTGTTGATGTAGGCATCATGTTTCTCTGATCTTGTAGTGTCCTGAGGTTGCAATTTTATGTTCAAATCCCTCCGTGTAATTGTGTTATGTGGATTTTTCTGCATATTGATCAGTTGAATTGTTGGAGATTAACATGGACAATAACCACAGTTTTTTCCCCGCCCCAATTTTGACAGGTTATCAGTCGAGTTGGTGATTTGGTTGGTATAAAATACTTTCCCGCGGAGGCCCAGAAGCAGGAGACTGAAAAAGATCCTCATAAGGTGGATTAGAAAGTAGAGGAAACGGAGTTGAAAAGAAATTGTTTTAATGTGTCTGATAAATGGTGGTAGAAGGAGCTGTTGTCCAGGCAGCTCCTTACATAGTTGTCAAGGGAGGTAGAGGCCAATTGGGCTGTGAATACTGGAAAATTTTCGGATCTGTATCTCTTGTACTGTCTGTACCCATACATGACAGACATGCTATCTTCATGAATTTTGGTATATTAATGCACGGGTGGTGTTGTGATTTTAGTCGCGAGTTTAGCTCCCA comes from Benincasa hispida cultivar B227 chromosome 2, ASM972705v1, whole genome shotgun sequence and encodes:
- the LOC120071080 gene encoding long chain base biosynthesis protein 2b isoform X2, whose protein sequence is MGYATNSAIIPVLIGKGGLIISDSLNHNSIVNGARGSGATIRVFQHNTPSHLDKVLREQIADGQPRTHRPWKKIIVVVEGIYSMEGEICKLPEIVAICKKYKAYVYLDEAHSIGAVGKTGRGVCELLGVDTADVDIMMGTFTKSFGSCGGYIAGSKELIKYLKYTCPAHLYATSISPPAAQQIISSIKVILGEDGSSRGAQKLARIRENSNFFRSELQKMGFEVLGDNDSPVMPIMLYNPAKIPAFSRECLNQNVAVVTVAFPATPLLLARARICISASHTKEDLLKALEVISRVGDLVGIKYFPAEAQKQETEKDPHKVD
- the LOC120071080 gene encoding long chain base biosynthesis protein 2a isoform X1: MITIPYLTALTTYFSYGLLFAFGQFRDFFRKIFDWWNSSNLQGYAPICLGLEDFYIRRLYLRIQDCFGRPIASAPDAWFDVVERYSNDCNKTLKRTTNVSRCLNLGSYNYLGFAAADEYCTPRVIESLKRFSPSTCSARVDGGTTSLHEELEVCVANFVGKPAALVFGMGYATNSAIIPVLIGKGGLIISDSLNHNSIVNGARGSGATIRVFQHNTPSHLDKVLREQIADGQPRTHRPWKKIIVVVEGIYSMEGEICKLPEIVAICKKYKAYVYLDEAHSIGAVGKTGRGVCELLGVDTADVDIMMGTFTKSFGSCGGYIAGSKELIKYLKYTCPAHLYATSISPPAAQQIISSIKVILGEDGSSRGAQKLARIRENSNFFRSELQKMGFEVLGDNDSPVMPIMLYNPAKIPAFSRECLNQNVAVVTVAFPATPLLLARARICISASHTKEDLLKALEVISRVGDLVGIKYFPAEAQKQETEKDPHKVD